Below is a genomic region from Bacillus mycoides.
GCCTAAGCAAAGATCGCAATAAATAATCCCGTGAGGCGAAGTAGCCATGTAAATGATGCTATAGCTATCCTTAAGCTGTAATCATCCATCGTTTGAAAAAATGATGAAAAAGTCATCGGACCAAATAACACACCTGTTGAACAATCGCAATTCGGCCCTTCAAAATATGATGCGAAGTTGTATCTGGACGTTCGGTTATAGAAAACTGTGGGAATAGTGTATATGAATTATCTTCAACGAGTCCCTCTAATGTACCGGTACTGAGAATAGCATCAATGTTGATTGATTTTATACGACTTGCCATTTCGTGGACGACAGTTTCATTTGTAACATCTACTAAATACAGCATAACAATTTTTGAATTTGCCCGATCTCCAACAGTGAACTCTTTCACCTTCAATTCACGATTTGGAATATATCAGCGAATGAAGGCAATACTCTCGCTAGCTACTTCCGTAAAACCTTCGTGTGAACTTTTTAATGAAGTTTCAGTTGTTGGTTCCTGAATACTCCTCTTAGGTGCCCCTGCGTGTCTAACTCTAACGCTGTGTACTGACCATCTATAAGCAAAATGCTTTTACCATGTAAAATAGCCTATTCGATTTCTAATCATTTTTTTACCTTCTTAATCTGCCCAATAGAAATTGAAGACTCCCAAAAATCTTTTTCATTCCATTCTTGAAATAAGAGAGGTCGTAGAACATCCGTATTAATGACATTTTTGTCTACTAACCCCTCCATATACACGAGCGTGACTCTTTGTCCGCTTTTCAACGGAAAACTTCTTATAACTAGCTCTGGAATTCCGCTAAATAGTTTGGACAATTGCTCTAGGTTTATAAGACATAGAAGAAACCGAACCGTTTATTACAATGTCAGCTTGTTCCTGCGTAGAAAAAGATTTTTCACCTCGTAACCATTTATGAAAAGAATCCATACATTCACCTTTTTCGTTGTTGTGTTTCATATGGGTTATTATGGATGAATACTTAAAGACATATACTCCTCTTTAGGTTATGAAGAATCTATGTTGTTTTATTATGAGCAGTTAATTATTTAAACTTACATATTTTCACAATATAAAAGTAAATAAGAAACCTGTCTCCAAAAGATCGTTTTTGACGATTTTTAGAAACAGGTTCTTTTTTGTATCCTATATTTAAGGTGTTACTGTCATAACTTGCCCTCTACGGTCGACCATTATTTTCATTTTACCGTCTTGTGCGTTATATAATCCAAGTTTATTTAAATCTTTTTTACAACATTTTACGAAAGTCGGTAACGTACGAAGTTGATCAATATCAGAGCTAGTTATGAAATGAATCAGATACTGCGTTAAATCTTTAATATCGTAAATGAGTTCTTCTTTTTCTCGTATTAACTTATCATTTTCAGCTTGTAGTAACTGTAATTCACCCTCAAGACTACGTGTGTTTTTTTCATCTTTTGAACGCTCTGCGGCCATGCTAGAAAGTTTATAAATCCCTTTCATAAACTTATGTAATTCACCTTCTTTTTCTTCACCATGTTGATTAATTGTTTCAAAATTATCAACAATTCCAGATATAACTGTTACGAGTTTTTTTTCATCTGCTACATTTTGAACTTCTTCGATTACTTCCTGTTTTCTCTCCTGTTTCATCTTAGAAGTTGTTTCTTTTGCAAATGTATATTTACGTTTCCGCCCAGGTTTTTGTTTTTCAATATTTTCAAACGGTATCTCTTGTTTCTTCAATTTATAATATGTGTTTTGCAATTGACTTTCCGTTTTTTGAAAAAGATTCAGTTCATTTTTACTAATATATTTTGAAATATTTGCGATGTTTAACCCGTGACGTTGACAAAATTGATACACTTCATAAAGTAATTCTAGTTCAGACTTCAGCCATGTAATCGTTGATTTTTCGTAGGCTCGTATACCACCATTTTTCTCTATATCTATTTGAAATAATACCATTCTATTATATAAATCTATTAGCTCTTCATACTCTATGCGGAATTGTTTCTCTATTTTTTGAAATTCCGCTCCCAACTTCGTATCATTCATTTTATCATTTGACATTTTTTTTAAAAGACTTAATACATTGATTGCTGTGTGGTGATACATAATACGTGTCACTCCCCCTCATTCTTTCACAATTCTCATATGACCCCCATGTCTTTCAAGAAAATAGAAATTTTTACATATCAACATTATAGCATTTCGAAATTGTCCGTCAAATGATAAATCTACAAAAAAAATCAAAAAACAATAGAAAAACTTTTTAGAAAATATATATATAAATAGTATAAAGTGGTATTAGTAGGAATCTATCCGATTATATCATATGGTATTTCCAATATAATTCCACCGAAAATTTGCGCCATCACGTAATTTCACCACTATATTTCCAAATAAAAAACTCACCTTTATACTAAAAGTAAGGAATACAGGATGAAAATTAAATTGAACTACACACAGCAATTTCAATATTTCTACATATTAAATAATAAAAAACGTCCTAGAATCAATTCCCCAGTCAAGAAGACGCTTTCAAATAAAACCGTGACTATAGACAACAAAAACTATATTTGAAACACTCCCTCATTCTTTCTTTACATAAATGGAACAAAAAAGAAGAACCACCCTCTACTACAGGATAGTTCCCTCTTCCAACTAAAAAGCTTTTTTATAACACTAACTTATCAACCAAACCAATTAACTCTTGAATATCCGGCTTACTCACTTGAGCATTTGCTCCTACAGCCTCACCTTTATGGAACAGCTCATTCGTAATTAAAGAAGAGAAAATAATAACAGGTAAATGATTCATCACTTCACTATCCTTAATCACCCTCGTTAAATGATGTCCATCCATTTTCGGCATTTCAATATCTGTAATAAGCAGATGAATATGTTCAAACATTTTTTCATCTTGCTCTTTTGCTAGTTTTTCAATTTGCGCTAACGCTTCTGCACCATTGCTGAAGAAATTCATTTTCGTATATCCAGCTGTTGATAATGTTTCTTCTAGTATTTGGCGAAGCATCGCTGAATCTTCCGCAATATAAATAACCTTTTCAGCTCGATCTGTTTTTTGCTCTAATCCTGAAAGTGTTTTATTGTCATAACCACTGTTACTAATTTCGCAAACAATTTTTTCATAATCTAACAATAAGATAATTTTCCCATCTAGTTTTACAATTCCAGACGTCGTTTCTTCTAGTCCCATAGATAATGAAGCTGGCTCATCAATTTGTTCCCAAGAAATGCGTTGAATACGATGTACTTCATCAACACGGAAGATAACTTTCATTTGGTTTAATTCCGAGATAATAAATTTCGTTTGATCAAGTGGCTTTGTAGATTTTAAATTAAGAACTGTCGCTAAGTTAATAACAGGTAAAATTTCGCCACGTACTTGAACAACACCTTCAACTGCATGATGAGATTCCGGCACAGTTGTAACAGGGAATGGATTAATAATTTCACGCACTTTCATTACATTGATACTAAATAAATTTTCACCCACAGTATAAGTTACGATTTCTAATTCGTTTGTTCCACTTTCTAATAAAATACTTTGTGCTTGTGACATAAAGGTGTCGCTCCCCTTTCATTAATTCCGTATATTTAATTATTAAGCTTTAATAACATCCAAAAGTCAACTACCTATATGAAAAATATAGATAGTTGCGTGAGCCTTGCCGTTTTAAAATAATAAAAACACTGGTAAAGCTTAATCTTGTATAAACGAAGCAAGTGCTTCTAGTAACACTTCTTGCGCTCCTACAATTTCTGTCGGCATCGCTTCCCATTTTTTCGAAAGCTCTGTTTCCACTCTCACTCTAAGCTCTGGATTCATTTCTCCTAGCACATATTCCTTTGTCGCTATATCGACATCAAGAAGTGCAAGTGCATATAATTCCGGATCGTTTATTTTTTCAAATAATTGTTTCAATACCGCCGGTGCTATATGTTTTAACTTTTCAATGTGAATTTCCTTATCCGAAAATAGTAACTCATATTGAATAAACGTAACATTTTCTTTAATCACTTTAAAATAGCAATTATTCTTTTTATCATTTACAAAATAACCGTTCAGATCTGCAATAATACTCTCTACTTGACGTATTAAATTAGGCAAACTACTCGCCATCATTACAGTACGTTGCTCAACCTCACTTGGCGAAATGAATGTAACGCGATACTTATTCTGCGCCATCCTCCTCACCTCTCCTTTTATATAAATTTAGTCTAATTGTACAACATAGCACAACTATCTTAAATTAATCTATATCTATTTCAAATCACTGCTCATAGGCCCTATATCTTCAAAGAGCGAAGAGGCACCACCTAAACACTTGGATTCCAGCCTCTCCAACTACCTTAAAACCACTACATATCTCTAGTCTTACAACATACGAGCCACTCATAAGCACTGACGGCTACTAAACATCGCTGGGCCCTCTCTCAAAACTTTAAATGAATACAACTACAATCGTTATTCATCTAAACTATCGGTTCACACATCTTAAGCTAACCTAGTACCTCTCCATATCTCTGGTCTCACAATGCACGAACCACTCATAGGCACTGACCGCTACTACTCATCGCTAGGCCCTCTCTCAAAACCTAAAAGAAATCTTTTAAGCCCCTTTCAACAACTCAATGTTATTGAACCAAAAAGCAAGCTGTTGATCCGCAATATCCGGCAACGTAACAAAAAACTCACGACACTTCATCTCATCCTTAAACAGTTGATACTTCCAAACGCCTTCACTACCAACACTTACGAAATAAAACTCATGAATACGGCCAATGATTATACTTCTGTTTCAACATCTCTCATTAATACTTCTTTTAATTCTGCTTCATCATATCCACTTAACATTAAACGAATCCCCTTTTGAATAAAAGGATTGTCTACTTGCTCTCCAT
It encodes:
- a CDS encoding chemotaxis protein, producing MSQAQSILLESGTNELEIVTYTVGENLFSINVMKVREIINPFPVTTVPESHHAVEGVVQVRGEILPVINLATVLNLKSTKPLDQTKFIISELNQMKVIFRVDEVHRIQRISWEQIDEPASLSMGLEETTSGIVKLDGKIILLLDYEKIVCEISNSGYDNKTLSGLEQKTDRAEKVIYIAEDSAMLRQILEETLSTAGYTKMNFFSNGAEALAQIEKLAKEQDEKMFEHIHLLITDIEMPKMDGHHLTRVIKDSEVMNHLPVIIFSSLITNELFHKGEAVGANAQVSKPDIQELIGLVDKLVL
- a CDS encoding DNA-binding domain-containing protein, whose product is MYHHTAINVLSLLKKMSNDKMNDTKLGAEFQKIEKQFRIEYEELIDLYNRMVLFQIDIEKNGGIRAYEKSTITWLKSELELLYEVYQFCQRHGLNIANISKYISKNELNLFQKTESQLQNTYYKLKKQEIPFENIEKQKPGRKRKYTFAKETTSKMKQERKQEVIEEVQNVADEKKLVTVISGIVDNFETINQHGEEKEGELHKFMKGIYKLSSMAAERSKDEKNTRSLEGELQLLQAENDKLIREKEELIYDIKDLTQYLIHFITSSDIDQLRTLPTFVKCCKKDLNKLGLYNAQDGKMKIMVDRRGQVMTVTP